CGGCACGATGACACCGATGGCCCTGCGCCGGCCCACGACGGCCACCGCGACTCCGGCCGTGCCAACGGCAACGACACCGGCTGTGCCGGTGACAGCGCCCGGGACCCCGGCCGTGACAGCCACCGCGTCACCGGCCGCGGCCGGGCCCCGCACCGGTACGGCATCACCCGACGCCCCGTCCATCCTGCGTCGCTGCCGCGACCTCACCGCGCCCGCCCTGACGGACGCGATCGACGGACTGCACCCCTGGGTCGCGGAGATGGCCCGCTACACGCTGGGCCTCCGCGAGGCCGACGGCGCGGCCGCCGGCCCCGGCCGGGGCAAGGGGATCCGACAGGCGCTGGCGGTGCTCGGTGCCGAGGCGGTGTCCGGGCCGGGGTCGGCGGGCGTGCCGGGAGCCGTGGCGGTGGAGCTCGTCCACACGTTCTCGCTGCTCCACGACGACATCATGGACGGCGACGCGCTGCGCCGCGGCCGCCCCGCGCTCTGGAAGGCATACGGCACCGGGCCCGCCGTGCTCGCGGGCGACGCGCTGTTCGCCCTGGGCATCGAGACCCTCGCCGTCACGCCCCACGCGGGCCCTGCCGTACGGCAGTTGACCACCGCCCTCGGCGACCTGGTCGGCGGCCAGGCCGACGACCTGCTCTTCGCGCAGCGACCCTGGACCGGGCCGGAGGCGGTCCGCGCGGGGGAGTACGTGACGATGGCCGAGCGCAAGACGGGTGCGCTGCTCGGCTGCGCGCTCGCGCTCGGCGCGCGGCTGGCGGGTGCTCCCGACCACACGGCAAATGAACTCGACCTCATCGGACGGCACTTGGGCGTCGCGTTCCAGATCGCGGACGACGTGCTGGGCATCTGGGGCGAGCCGGAGCGCACCGGCAAGCCGGTCCATGGCGATCTGCGCCAGGGGAAGAAGACGCTGCCGGTCCTGGCCGCCCTCGGCGCGGCGCCGGGAGGCGGCGAACTCGCCGAACTCCTCACCGCCCCGGGCGCCCTCGACAGCGACGGCGCTCGTCGCGCGGCGGCCCTCGTCGAGCGGGCCGGGGGACGCACCCGGGCCGAACACGAGACCCGACGCCACCTCGCCGAAGCGCGGACGCGTCTGACGGCCCTGCGACTCGCACCCGGCCCCGTCGGCGAACTGGGCACCCTGCTCTCGGCGTTGGCCGGGCGGACGGTCTGAGGACTCGGGCGGCTCCGGAGCCATCGATAGCTGAGCACGCCGTCCGTACCTGCCCGACCGGCCGGGCCCTCGGCCGTGCCGTGCTGTGCCGTGTGTCTCGTCCCCCGTGCGACATGGGTCACATCAGCCGTCCGGCAGGTCCCGGCAGGCAACCGGTTCCTGGTCGGTCACATCTGTCCGGTCGACGCACCGGCGGGCACGTCGGCCGGTGGTCACTCGGGGCCCGACAGGCCCCCGCGGCGCCGAACGGCGCCGTGTCACCGGGCGGTTGGCGTCGCCGGCCGCCCCGTACCGAAGGAACTCAGTGCGTAGACCCCACATACGCCGCGTGGCCATAGCCGTCGCCGTGACGACGGCCGCCACGCTTCCGGGCCCCGCCCTCGCGGCCGTGCCCGACGCTCCCGCCCGCGCGGCGGCCGCGTCCTCGTCGCCGGTGGCGGCGGCCAGGGCGGCCGCCTTCGCCCACGCGGACGACACCGGGGTGGCCCAGGGCGACACCCTGCGGGCCAAGGACGTGATGACGGACCCCGACGGCAAGCAGCACGTGCGGTTCGTCCGCGCCCACCAGGGCCTGCCGGTCCTCGGCGGCGACCTGGTCGTGCACCTCGGGGACCGGTCGCAGTACCTGGGCGTGACCCGGGCCGCCGGTCATCCGGTCGAGCCCGCCACCGTACGGGCGGAACTGACGCCCCAGCAGGCGGAGCGGAAGGCGGCCGACGAGGCCCGGGGCGACGCGGGTGCCGCCCGACTCGTCGTGGACGCCCGCGAGGGCGCCGCCGCCCTCGCCTACCAGGTGACCGTGACGGACAGCGGCACCACGGAGGCCGGCGGCTCCCGCACGGTCGTCGTGGACGCCCACACCGGCAGGATCCGCAGCAGCATCCCGGACAACGACGAGTTCATCTCGCCTTCCCTGGCCGACACCCTGCGCGAACGGGGCGGCAGCGCCACCCCGCAGACCGGTCTCGCCGCCGGACTCCCGGGCCTCACGAGCGCCGCGCGAGCGGGCCACTACCCGGCGACGGCGACCGGAAGCGGCGCCTCGCTCTTCGCCGGGAAGGTGGCGCTGACCACCACCCGGACCGCCCGGACCAGCTATGTCCTCAAGGACCCGACCCGGTGGAACACCGAGACCCGGGACGCCAGGGGACAGGAACTGGAGTCCTTCGCGCGGGGCAAGAAGATCACCGACGGCGACAACAAGTGGGGCACCGGCACCACCGCCTCCCGGGCCAGCGCCGCGGTGGACGCGCAGTACGGCATCACCAAGACCCTGGACTTCTACAAGAAGACCTTCGGCCGCAAGGGCATCAAGAACAACAGCGCCGGCGCCCGCGGGATGGTCCACTTCGGCAACAAGGTCGGCAACGCGTTCTGGGACTCGACCTGCGGCTGCATGCTGTACGGCGACGGCGACGGCCAGTTCTTCAAGAAGCCGCTCGTCGTCCTCGACGTCACCGGCCACGAGCTGACCCACGGAGTCGTCGACGCGACCGCGGCGCTCGAACCCACCCGCGTGGACGACGAGGGCAACCAGTACGGCGAGGCGGGCTCCCTCAACGAGTCGCTGGCCGACATCTTCGGCTCGAACGTCGAGTTCGCGGCCAAGAACCCGAAGAACCCGCCGAACTACCTGGTGGGCGAGAAACTGGGCCTCGCGCAGAAGTTCCTGCGCCGCCTGGACCACCCGTCCCTGGATCTGCTGGAGGAGGCCGTCGACTACTGGTCGCCCGCCGCCTACGACACCGAGGTGCACGCCGGTTCCGGTGTCTCCTCGCACGCGTACTACCTGCTCGCCGAGGGCAGCGGACGCAAGACGATCGGCGGCGTGACCTACGACTCGCCGACGTACGACGGTTCCCGCGTGACCGGCATCGGCCGGACCAAGGCGACGGCCGTCTTCTACCGGGCGCTGACCCGCTACATGGTCTCGACGACCGACTTCCATGACGCGCGCAAGGCCACGCTCAAGGCCGCCGCGGACCTGTACGGGTCGACCGGCACCGAGTACAAGGCGGTGGGCAGGGCCTGGGCGGCGGTGAACGTCACCGCGGCCAACACCCCCGCCGCGAAGCACTGACGGGACGGGCCCACGGGCCGGGGGTGCCACGCCGACACGGCGTGACACCCCCGACTCCCGCTTCCCGGACCGCTGTCGGTCAGTGTTGCTGCTGCTTCTGGGGAGTCACCTCACTGGGCCGGACGACCACATAGCCCTCGCCCTCCAGCTTCAGCTGCACCGCCTCGCCGGATCCCCCGCGGATCATCGAGCCGATGGACTGCGACCGGTGCAGGGAGGTCCGCAGGTGAGCGGTCCAGCCGACGACGGCGTCCGTGTCGACGAACACCGGCTGCTGCTGCGTGACGGGAATGACCAGAGGGTTGCCCTCGCATATCAGGCCCAGGTCGCCGTGGCCGGTGAAGACACTGTTGAACAGGCCACCGCCGGTGATGCCCGCACCCTTCACGGTCTTGATGTCGTACGACAGCGTGGCGTCGAAACACAAAACGTTGCGGCCGTTGACCGTGAAGACGTCGCCCGGCTCGATGCCCACGATGAAACAGTTCTGCGCCTCGTGCGCGAACCAGGCCTCGCCCTGCCCGCGGACGGCCATCAGCGGAAGCCCCTCACCGGTGACGGCACGCTTGAGCATGCCGCCCACGCCCTGGCCCTTGCGCTCGAACTGGAGGCTGCCCCGGTAGGCGACCATCGCGCCCTGGCGCGCGAACATCTCCCCCTGGACGGCGTACTTGATGGATTTGGCGTTCTGCAGCGTCATGCCCGCCGCGACGGCGGGCTGCACCATGTGGTCACTGGAAAAGAGATCACTCTTCATGCGGGCATCCTGTCGCGGAGGCCGCCGCTCCGCCAGGGTCGTGGCGATCTTGGGACGCGTGGTGACCGAGCCGCGACATGCCGAGGGCCGGCCCGGATCAACCGGACCGGCCCACCAGCGAGTTGTCAGGCGACCTCGACCGCGCCGACGTGGCTGTGCAGACGGTTCACGACCTCGGCGATCTGGGCGGCGACCTCCGCGTCGTCGGCCGGGTGCGTCTCCGCGAAGCGGACCACGGAGCCGGGGACGGAGAGCTTGACGTCCTCGAGGACGGTGCCGCCGGCGATGCCCACGGCCTTGCGGGCCTCGTCCTGCGCCCACACGCCGCCGAACTGGCCGTACGCGGTGCCGACCACGACGACCGGCTTGCCGGTGAAGGCGCCGGCGCCGTAGGGACGGGACAGCCAGTCGATGGCGTTCTTCAGCACGGCCGGGATGGTGCCGTTGTACTCGGGGGAGAAGAGCAGGAAGGCGTCGGCGGAGCCGGCCACCTCACGCAGCCGGGCCGCGGCGGGGGGAACATCGCCCTCGACGTCGATGTCCTCGTTGTAGAAGGGGATCTCGGCGAGGCCCTCGAAGAGGTCGACCTCGGCACCCTCCGGGGCGAGCTTCACGGCCGCCTCGGCGAGCTGACGGTTGTGGGAACCGGCGCGCAGGCTGCCGACGAGCGCGAGGATGCGAACGGACATGGATATCTCCCGATACTGGAAACGCTGAAACACTGCGGCAACAAACCGGACCGAGGTCCGCTTACAGGTCTATCACCGAAGCGGACCGCAGTCCAGTTGGCCCCGATTGCCGTTACGCTGGGTTCATGTCCACGCCACTCCCACCGTTCCCGAAGCGACAGGACCCGTCCGACGAGCCCGTTCTGATGGAGCTGACCGCCCCCGGCGCCGCCCCGCTGCGCGCCGACGCGGCCCGCAACCGCGCGCGGCTCCTGGAGGCCGCCGCCCGCCTGGTCGAGGAGCAGGGAGTGGACCGGCTCACGATGGAGGCCGTCGCCACCGCGGCGGCGGTGGGCAAGGGGACCGTCTTCCGGCGCTTCGGCGACCGCACCGGCCTGCTGATGGCCCTGCTCGACCACACCGAGCAGCGCTTCCAGGCCGCCTTCATGACCGGCCCGGCGCCCCTGGGGCCCGGTGCCTCACCGGCGGAGCGGCTGCGCGCCTTCGGCTGCCGCACCCTGCGCCAGACCTCCGAGCAGCTCGACCTGTACCTCGCCGCCGAGCCCGACGCGAGCCGCCGTTTCACGTCCGCGCCGTACCGGGTGCGGCTGATGCACGTCTGCATGCTGCTGCGCCAGGCGGGCTCGGGCGCGGATGTCGAACTGGTCGCCCAGACTCTGATGGGCTACCTGGACCCGGTGCTCGTCAGCCATCTCACCCGGCAGCGCGGAATGCCTCTGGAGCGCCTGGAGTCCGGCTGGCGCGACCTGGTGGACCGCAGTCTCGCTCCCCGGCCGGCCCGGCCCGGCGGTGAGTAGGGGCGGCACGGGGAGACGGGGCGGGTGCCCTGTCCCGGCACCCGCCCCGTCCCGCCCCCGTGCGTCGGTCAGCTGAAGGGGTCCAGCGTCACGTAGGCCTGCTGCGGGTTGCCGTCGTGGACGAGGGACTCGTAGTTGCCGACGTCGTCGAAGGCGAACGCGTAGGCCTTGCCGTCGGCCATCTGCGCGTGGATCTTGCGGGCGTACTGGTTGGTCACCGAGTCCGCGTAGAAGTTCGCGGAGTTGGCGTCCGGCTGGTTGGGATTGGTCAGCAGCGTCGAGCGGTTGAAGCCCGCGCACAGGGTGCGGGAAATGGGGCCCCGCACCAGGTCGTTGGGTGCGTCGAGCTTCTTGTAGCAGCCGAAGATGCTGTCCGAGTCGGGCTTCTGGAAGCTGGTGACGACGGCGCCGGAGCTGTTGGTGAAGTTCATGACGTTGCCGGAGACCCGGCCGAAGTACTTCGTGTTCGGCTGGTCGCCGAACGGTGTCACCGTCAGCGTCGAGGAGCTGTACTTCTGCCACACGCGGTTGACGTAGTCGTCCATCACGGTGGCCGGAAGCGCGCCCCCCTCGATGCCGTGCCCCGGGGCGAGCGCCCGCAGCACGGTGCCGTCGGACCGGGTCTGGATCAGGTTCGCCCAGCCGCCCGGCTGGCTCCGCAGCGCGTTGAAGAAGCCGGTGTATCCGCCCGCCTTGAGGTGCCCGGTGGTCTTCGTGGTCCCGTCGGCCGCCTTGACGCCGACGGCGTACGGGGCGGAGAACATGTCGACCTGGGTGCTGTTGATCCACAGGCCGGAGTCGTTGAGCGTGTACTCGGACCAGTTGAAGAGGATGTTGTGGTTCGGGTCGCTCGGATTCTGCACGGCCGGCTGCACGAGACCGCCGGTGGTCACGCGGAAGTCGAGCTTCTGCCCGAACGAGAAGTAGAGCCGCCCGGAGAACTTGGGCAACTGGATCGTCTTCGTCTGCCCGTTGGCCGGGCCCACGATCGACGCGTCGGGCGCGGGGGTCGGCGGGTTGCCGCCCGCCGGCCAGGCGTGGAAAGCGCCGCCGGCGTCGGCCCAGCCCTGCTGTCCCGTCGAGAGCTGGGTGCCGAGGTCGTAGATGTAGACGGGTTCGTTGCGGCCCGAGTTGTTCGTGAACGTGAGGGGGATGGTCGCGGGGACCGCCGCCTCGGCACGGGAGGGTGTGCCGAAGGTGAGCAGGGTCGTCGTGAGCGTGGCAGCGGCCAGGGCCCAGGTCGTCCATCTGGATGTCGCGCGCACTCTCTGCCTCCTTGATGTGGGGGTTCAGCGAGGTGGATGTCGGCGGACGCGGCTCGTCCGTATCCGTTTGAGAGCGCTCTCAGAATTGCGCCGGACGGCGTACATGTCAACGATTCACACAAAGTTGGTCCGGTCCAACCCGCCACACAGCCACCGGAGTTCGCGTACGGACCGGGCAAGTGGGTTCCTCACGCGTGGGGTTGACCTTGCGGGCGGTCCACTGGTTCAGTGGCTCATCCACTCAGCCACTGCCCGAAGGGGGAATCGTGGAGGCTCTGCCCCGCGAGACGATCGTCGACGTCCTGGAGGACCGACTGCGCACGGACATCCTCGACGGCCGCCACCCGGCCGGGAGTTACCTGCCCCCGGAGCGACGGCTCGCCGACGGGTACGGCGTCACGCGCACCACGCTCAAGCACGCCTTCGGCCGGCTCGTCCAGGCCGGGCTGCTGGAGACCAGACACGGCGTCGGGACCCGGGTGCGGGACTACGCCCGGCTCGGTGGGGCGGATCTGCTGCCGATGCTGGTCCGGCACGACGCCGGATGGGTGCGCGAGGTCTTCGAGGTCCGTCGCGGCATCGGCGCCTTGATAGCCGAGCGGGCCGCCGTCCGGGGCACCCGCGCCCAGCGCGCCGAACTGACCGCACTGCTCGACGCCGTCCGCGGGGCCGACGGCGCCGACGCGGTACAGCTCGCCGACATCGAGGTGCACCGGGCCCTGGCCCGGGCCACCGGCAACCGTGTCTACGTCCTGCTGACCAACACCCTCTTCAACGCCTACCTGCCCGTCCGCTCGCTCCTGAAGGGCCCCTTCACCGATCCCCGGGCGGCGCACGACCGCCTGGTGCCGGTGGTCGAGGCGGTCACCGGCGGGGACGCCACCCGGGCCCACGCGGCGGCCGCCGCCTATCTGCGGGAGACCGAGCGCATCATGCTGGACGGCCTCGCGTGAGGGGCACCGTGTTCACCGAGACCATGCTCGGCACGGTCCGCCTCGACGGCGACCCCGGCGAGCGGCGCATGCGCCTCGACCTGCGGGCCGACGCCGACCGGGTCCTCCTCCCGCACCGGACGACGAACGCCCGGCTCACCGGCCGCGTCCGGGTCGTCGGACACACCGACGACCCGGGCGCCACGGGCGAGTTGGAGATCTCACCGATCGCCCGCCGACGCATCCGCTACCGGCTCGCGTTCACCCTCGACGGCCGCCGTCTCACCCTGGACGGCTGGAAGTCCGTGACCCCGCGCCACCCGTTCACCTCGATGACGGTGCTGCCCTTCACGCTGTACGACGGCGACGCGCGAGCAGGCGAAGGAGTCCTGCGCTTCCCCGCCGCCACCGGCCTCGCCCCGTTCCTGCTCGGCTTCCGCTTCCCCCGTTGCGAGCGCCCCGAGCGGCACACGGCCCCCCGCTGGAACGGAACTCCGGGCCGCACCGAGGTCTGGTACACCACCCTCACCGACCCCGACACCGGCACCGGCGTGTGGGTGCACCACGAACTCACCGCACCCACGGACGGATCCGCACCCGTCGCGCACGGCTGGGTCGCCGCCTTCCCCCGCGCCGGCGAGGTCACGCACGCCCGCTTCGGACCCGTCCCCTGGACCCGGCCGACGGACGGCTTCGCCGCCGACGGGGTGAGCAGCACGGCGGGACGCCTGAGCGGCACCGCCGGCGACTTCCACTGGAATCTCGACGAACGACCGCAGGCGGCAGCGCTGTTCACCTTCCCCCGCTGGTCCTGGAACCGGCCCCTGCTCCCCGCGGCCCAGATGCTCCCGGCCGCCCGCGCCACCTACGACGGCACGTTCACGTACGGCGGCACGACCCTCACCCTGCGCGGCGCGCCCGGAGCGTCGGCCCGGATCTACGGGCACGGCAACGCCCACCGGTGGACCTGGCTGCACGCCGACCTCGGCGACGGCGACGTGCTGGAGATCGTCGCGGCCGTGTCCACCCGGCCCGCCCTGCGCCGGCTGCCCCCGCTCGTCTTCCTGCGGCTGCGCCGGCACGGCCGGACCTGGCCCCGGCGCCCCGAACGCTCCGCCGTCGGCTGGCTCGGCCTCGGACGCTTCCGCGCCGCGTTCGGCCTGCCCGCGTGGACGGTCACCGGACGAACGGCCCTGCGCCGCATCCGCGTTCAGGTGGAACAGCCCCCCGAGCGGACCCTCACCCTCACCTACCGCGACCCGGACGGAGCCCCCGCGGTGTGCCGCAACAGCGAGTCGGCCGACGCCCGTATCGTGCTGGAACGCTGGTGGGGGCGCTGGCGGCCCGAGGCGACCTGGGAACTCGACGGCACCGCGCACGCCGAGGCGGGCGACCGATGACCGCCGAGGGACTCGTCGCCGCGCTCCTCGCCGACACGGGCGACGCCGACTGGCCCGCCCGCGTACCGAACCGCCTCGACTCGGTCCTCGCCGGCCTGCCCCGGCCCGCCCGCGCCGGCGTCCGCACCGCCGTCGCCGCCCTGGAGACCTACACCGTCCTGCGCACCGGCAGACGCCTCACCGCCCTCGCGCCCGGTGAACGCGAGGACCTCCTCGGCTCCCTCGCCGCGCACCCCCGGCTCGCCCCGCTCCTCGACGTCCTCAAGGTTCCCGTACTGCTCGCCGCCGGCACCGAACGGATGATGGCCGGCCCCGCGCCCACGCCACCCGCGGCGCCGCCGGACCCGCCGCTCGACTGCACCCCGGCCGGTGACTGGCCCGCCCGGAGCACCGCCGACGTGATCGTCGTCGGCTCCGGCGCGGGCGGCGCCATGGCCGCCCGGACCCTCGCCCGCGCCGGACTCGACGTGGTGGTCCTGGAGGAGGGCGAGCACCACTCCACGGCCTCCTTCGGACGCCGGGCACCCCTCGACCGGTTCGCCGAGCTGTACCGGGACGGCGGCGCCACCGTCGCCCTCGGCAACCCGCCGCTGCTGCTGCCGGTCGGCCGCGCGGTCGGCGGCACCACCGTCGTCAACTCCGGTACCTGCTACCGGACTCCGGACCACGTCCTGGCCCGCTGGAGCGGCACGTTCGGCTTCGCGCTCGCCGACGGGTTCGGGCCCCTCCTCGACGAGGTGGAACACACCCTCCGGGTGGCGCCGCAACCCCTCGACGTCCTCGGCACCAACGGCCTGCTCGCCCTCGCCGGCGCCGAACGACTCGGCTGGCGGGCCGCGCCCCTGCGCCGCAACGCGCCCGGCTGCAAAGGCTCGTGCCAGTGCGTGGTGGGCTGCCCGACCGGCGCGAAACAGAGCGTCCAGCTCTCCGTCCTGCCCGACGCCTGCGCCGCGGGCGCCCGGATCGTCACCGGGGTGCGCGCCCACCGCGTCCTGCTGGACCGCGACGTGCCGGGCGGACCCCGCGCCGCGGGGGTGCTGGCCCGCCGGGCCGACGGCAGCGAACTGGAGATCCTCGCGCCCCTCGTCGTGGCCGCGGCCGGGACACTCCACACGCCGGCGCTGCTGCGCCGCTCCGGTCTCGGCGGGCACCCCCGCCTCGGCCGCAACCTCAGCGTCCACCCGGCCACCAGCGTCGCCGGACGCTTCGCCGAACCCGTCACGGCCTCGCGCGGCGTCCTGCAGAGCGTCGGCGTCGAGGAACTCCACGACCGCGGTGTCCTCGTCGAGGCGACCGCGAGCCCGCCGGGCATGGGCAGCTTCGTCCTGCCGGGCCTCGGCCGCGAACTGCGGCGCGAACTGGAGGGCGCCGACCACCTCGCGACCCTCGGCGCCATGATCGCCGACCGCCCCTCCGGCCGGGTCATGGGCCGCGACCGCACCGTGGTCGGCTACGCCCTCGACCCGCGCGACGCGGACCGGCTGATGACAGCCGTCCGCGCCATGGGCCGTCTGCTGTTCGCCGCGGGCGCCGAGGAGGTCCTCACCGGTGTCGCGAGCGCGCCCCGGGCCCGCTCGCTAGACGCGCTCGACGACCTCCTCGCGGGCGTGGGGCCCCGCGATCTGCGCCTGTCGGCGTTCCACCCGACCGGCACCGTGGCCGCGGGCGCCGACCCCGGGCGCGCTCCCGCCGACCCCGAGGGGCGGCTGCGCGGTGTCCACGGCGTACTCGTCGCGGACGGCTCGGTCCTGCCGGCCTGCCCGGAGGTCAACCCGCAGCTGAGCATCATGGCGGCGGCCCTGGCGGTGTCGCAGGCGTGGCTCGACCGCACGGGACACGGCCGCTGAGATCCCCGCGCCACCCCAATGGGCGCCCGTGGTTCGCCGCCACCGCGCACGGCACGGAGCATGAGGGAGTCCGTACGAACGGAAGTGGACGAGCCGACGAGCCCCCGTGCCCCGTACGGCAGGAAGAGGCGAACCCCATGAGCAGACGCGCAACCCCCGGCCGAGGCGGACCACGGCGTATCGCTGCCCTGCTGGCCGCGATCGCGTGCGGGTCCCTCCTGGTCTCGTGCAGTTCGGACAGCGACAACGACAGCGGGGCAGCCTCGGCCAATCCCACCCCGCCGAACGCCTCCGACTTCACGGGGACACCGCCCTCCGCGATCGCCTCCGCCGCCTCCTCGATCATCGAGTCCGCGAGCGGCCGGGCGTCGTCCGCGGCCGCCTCCGTGTCGGCCCGGGCCTCGGAGTTCGCCGCGTCGGTCAACGCCGACACCGAGCGCGCCGCGGTCACCGCCCAGAAGCAGCTGAAGGACGTCAAGGGCGCCGGCAACGCGACCTCCGACGTCAGCATGACCGGCCTGCCCACCGGGGAGACCGGCGGTCTGCGCGCCGTGGTCGTCACCATCACCAACACGACCGGCCAGAAGGCGTCGTACGCCGTCCAGGTCGACTTCAAGAACCCCGACGGGAAAGTCGTGGAGACCCGCTACGTCGGCAAGGAGAACCTCGAACCGGGCAAGCGCGCGCAGCCGGTCGTGGTCAGCCGGCAGCCCGCGGAGCCCCAGCTCACCCCCGTGCTCGCGAAGGCCCAGCGCTACTGAACCCGCGGCGGCCGCACCACGGCCGGCCGTCCACCGCCGGGACCCGTCCTCCTCAGCGGGAGGACGGGTCCCGGCGGTGCGCCGCGGGCGGGAACCGTCAGGGGTAGGAGACCACCGTGGACGGCACGGTGGAGGTGCCCGACGTGGGTGCCCCCGTGTCGTTGATGACCCGCTCGTACTGTCCGGCCCCGCCCAGCGAGACGACCAGCAGGTCGTGGAACTTCACGCCCGGCTTGTTCGGCGCCGCGAAGCCGTGGTGCTGCACGATCGTCGGGTCGACGTTGTAGTAGCAGTAGCTGCCCAGACCCCAGCCCTCGTGCGTGGTCACGGAGTCGGCCACCTTGTAGGCCGCGTACCCCTTGATGCTGCCGTTCTGGATGGCCGCCTGGTTCGGGGCGTCGTAGGCCTTCTCGTTCTGGAAGAAGATGGTGCGGCCCCGCTCACCGAACCACTGGACGTCGTACTTGTTGAAGTGTTCGACGAACAGCCCGGTGGCGAGGACGTCGGAGCCGTTGACGCGGATGCCGTAGTCGGCCCGGTTGGTGTCCCAGCCGACGCCGGTGCCGTGGTCGGCCCGCCACACCCAGGTGTGGTCGATGATCGTGTGGCGGCTGTTGATGACCATGCTGGTCGTCGCCTTGCCCGCGCCGGCCCCGCCGATGCGCACGAACACGTCCTGCACGGTGGTCGGGTTGGCCGAGTGGTCCGCCGAGGCGCCCGTCGGGCCCACTTCCAGGAGCGTGTTGGAGTTGACGGGCCCGGCGTCGATCAGGAATCCGGCGAGCCGGACACCGTCGACGTCGGCCGTCCGCAGGGCGGTGACGCCGTTGTCCGGGATGAGCGTGGCGTAGCCGAGCCCGAGGACCACGGTGCCCGCGCGGTTGACCTGGATCGGCTGGTCCAGGTGGTAGATGCCCGGGGTCAGCAGAAGGTGGAGCCCCTGGGTGAGCGCCGCGTTCAGGGTGGCGGCGGTGACGCCGGGCTTGGCCACGTAGAACTGGCTGAGCGGCAGCGACGTGCCGCGCGGCGTGCCGCTGCCCCAGGTGACGCCGCGCGCGTTGGTGCGCTTCTCCGGCAGGAACACCCGGTACTCGCTGCCGTTGAGGTACAGGAACGGCTTCTCCCGGGAGACCGGGGTGGTGTCGAGCGTGGTGTACGGCGGGTTCGGGAAGGACTGCGCGGGCGCGCCCTGGACACCGGAGAACACCATGTTCCAGACGGCGTTGGACCAGCCGCCCACCGAACTGTCACGGGTGTACCACTGCTGCTGCGAGTAGGGGCCGACCGAACCGTCGATCCTGCTGTCGGCGATGTAGCCGCCGCTGGCCCATCCGTAGCCGTTCGGGGCGAGGTTGAGGCCGCCCCGCACGTGCATCCGGCGGAACGGCGCCGCCTGCGCGACCGCCCAGCGGTTGGTGCCGTTGACCGGGGTGAGGGCGAGGTTCTCCGCCGAACGCCAGAAGTTCTGGGTGGCGTTGCCGTTGAACCAGCCGGCGTCGACGGTCACGTCGCC
The window above is part of the Streptomyces sp. NBC_01428 genome. Proteins encoded here:
- a CDS encoding glycoside hydrolase family 64 protein; this translates as MAAATLTTTLLTFGTPSRAEAAVPATIPLTFTNNSGRNEPVYIYDLGTQLSTGQQGWADAGGAFHAWPAGGNPPTPAPDASIVGPANGQTKTIQLPKFSGRLYFSFGQKLDFRVTTGGLVQPAVQNPSDPNHNILFNWSEYTLNDSGLWINSTQVDMFSAPYAVGVKAADGTTKTTGHLKAGGYTGFFNALRSQPGGWANLIQTRSDGTVLRALAPGHGIEGGALPATVMDDYVNRVWQKYSSSTLTVTPFGDQPNTKYFGRVSGNVMNFTNSSGAVVTSFQKPDSDSIFGCYKKLDAPNDLVRGPISRTLCAGFNRSTLLTNPNQPDANSANFYADSVTNQYARKIHAQMADGKAYAFAFDDVGNYESLVHDGNPQQAYVTLDPFS
- a CDS encoding TetR/AcrR family transcriptional regulator: MSTPLPPFPKRQDPSDEPVLMELTAPGAAPLRADAARNRARLLEAAARLVEEQGVDRLTMEAVATAAAVGKGTVFRRFGDRTGLLMALLDHTEQRFQAAFMTGPAPLGPGASPAERLRAFGCRTLRQTSEQLDLYLAAEPDASRRFTSAPYRVRLMHVCMLLRQAGSGADVELVAQTLMGYLDPVLVSHLTRQRGMPLERLESGWRDLVDRSLAPRPARPGGE
- a CDS encoding AIM24 family protein translates to MKSDLFSSDHMVQPAVAAGMTLQNAKSIKYAVQGEMFARQGAMVAYRGSLQFERKGQGVGGMLKRAVTGEGLPLMAVRGQGEAWFAHEAQNCFIVGIEPGDVFTVNGRNVLCFDATLSYDIKTVKGAGITGGGLFNSVFTGHGDLGLICEGNPLVIPVTQQQPVFVDTDAVVGWTAHLRTSLHRSQSIGSMIRGGSGEAVQLKLEGEGYVVVRPSEVTPQKQQQH
- a CDS encoding FadR/GntR family transcriptional regulator, producing the protein MEALPRETIVDVLEDRLRTDILDGRHPAGSYLPPERRLADGYGVTRTTLKHAFGRLVQAGLLETRHGVGTRVRDYARLGGADLLPMLVRHDAGWVREVFEVRRGIGALIAERAAVRGTRAQRAELTALLDAVRGADGADAVQLADIEVHRALARATGNRVYVLLTNTLFNAYLPVRSLLKGPFTDPRAAHDRLVPVVEAVTGGDATRAHAAAAAYLRETERIMLDGLA
- a CDS encoding NADPH-dependent FMN reductase, which produces MSVRILALVGSLRAGSHNRQLAEAAVKLAPEGAEVDLFEGLAEIPFYNEDIDVEGDVPPAAARLREVAGSADAFLLFSPEYNGTIPAVLKNAIDWLSRPYGAGAFTGKPVVVVGTAYGQFGGVWAQDEARKAVGIAGGTVLEDVKLSVPGSVVRFAETHPADDAEVAAQIAEVVNRLHSHVGAVEVA
- a CDS encoding polyprenyl synthetase family protein, with amino-acid sequence MTATASPAAAGPRTGTASPDAPSILRRCRDLTAPALTDAIDGLHPWVAEMARYTLGLREADGAAAGPGRGKGIRQALAVLGAEAVSGPGSAGVPGAVAVELVHTFSLLHDDIMDGDALRRGRPALWKAYGTGPAVLAGDALFALGIETLAVTPHAGPAVRQLTTALGDLVGGQADDLLFAQRPWTGPEAVRAGEYVTMAERKTGALLGCALALGARLAGAPDHTANELDLIGRHLGVAFQIADDVLGIWGEPERTGKPVHGDLRQGKKTLPVLAALGAAPGGGELAELLTAPGALDSDGARRAAALVERAGGRTRAEHETRRHLAEARTRLTALRLAPGPVGELGTLLSALAGRTV
- a CDS encoding M4 family metallopeptidase → MRRPHIRRVAIAVAVTTAATLPGPALAAVPDAPARAAAASSSPVAAARAAAFAHADDTGVAQGDTLRAKDVMTDPDGKQHVRFVRAHQGLPVLGGDLVVHLGDRSQYLGVTRAAGHPVEPATVRAELTPQQAERKAADEARGDAGAARLVVDAREGAAALAYQVTVTDSGTTEAGGSRTVVVDAHTGRIRSSIPDNDEFISPSLADTLRERGGSATPQTGLAAGLPGLTSAARAGHYPATATGSGASLFAGKVALTTTRTARTSYVLKDPTRWNTETRDARGQELESFARGKKITDGDNKWGTGTTASRASAAVDAQYGITKTLDFYKKTFGRKGIKNNSAGARGMVHFGNKVGNAFWDSTCGCMLYGDGDGQFFKKPLVVLDVTGHELTHGVVDATAALEPTRVDDEGNQYGEAGSLNESLADIFGSNVEFAAKNPKNPPNYLVGEKLGLAQKFLRRLDHPSLDLLEEAVDYWSPAAYDTEVHAGSGVSSHAYYLLAEGSGRKTIGGVTYDSPTYDGSRVTGIGRTKATAVFYRALTRYMVSTTDFHDARKATLKAAADLYGSTGTEYKAVGRAWAAVNVTAANTPAAKH